GTGCCGCAAGCCGCCTGGGGCGTGCGCTCCCGGTTGGGGCAAGTCGGCGAACGTCCGACATTCTCGATGTTGGCGTGGGAAGACGGGGAATTGCTGCCTCTCGCTCGGCATCGGAACCGTTCGGCAGATGCTCGCACAGAAGATGGTGTTCGCTCAACCGGTCATGCCCCTGGAGCGGCGAAATTCCCATCGCGGTGAACTGTTGGATGGTGGGACCCGGGCAAAATGTCGTCGGCAGCGTGTTCGGCACCTCATACCATTTCAAAGAATTCCTGACATAGCCGTGTGTTTTGCTGCCCACTTCAGGGGCCCCTTATTTCCTCCCGCGTCACCTGGTGACTGCGCTCCACCCCGGGCTACCTTCTGGCGACCCGCTTCGCCGGCTGAGGCAGCGATTCCCGGTTGGCTCATGTTCAAGAGCTGTGCGCAGGACGTATATTCTGGCCTTGACAAGCCTGAGTTGCACAAATTCTGAACATGAGCCAATCTCTGGCATCTGCGTGCCTGCTGCCGACAGGCAGGTTGGATGGCACCTCCCTGACTCCGAAGATCGTCTCCCTGCCTGCCGGTAGGCAGGTTACAGCGCCGCTTCTTTGGCTTCATCATTCGCTGAAATGGCAACAGGCTCGGAGGCGGAAAAGTTCATCAGGGCGAATCCCTTCATCAACGTGTCAGGCAGCCAATAAACCTGTTCGACCATCCGCTCGTCGGGCATCCGACCAAAGGTCGCTGACAGCTTCCCCGATCTCGCTTCCAAGGTCGGGTTCTTGACTGGTCGCCTACGGCTAGAGGATACCCAAGCGCAAAATTCGCTCTTCTCTTGGCTCTCCAGCCTCACCGGGAATTGCTGCCCGAATCTTCAGTAAAAGCAAGCCGGCCGTGCCTAACCCCAATGTCGGTGTCCACCTTCACTCGCTGGCGAAAGCCAGCGACTCATCACCTCTCGCGCCGCCTGTGCATTCTCACACCAATCCCGGTTGGCATTCTCGATCAGAACATAACGGGGGTGTCCCCGCCAGGCGTCTGACTCTTATCGGTGGGCTTTGCAGCGGGCATGGCCAGCGATCACTTGCGTGGAGCGAAGCCTATTCGCAAACGCGGTGTTATCTGAACCAGCCAGTCTCCATGGAGAGCCTTTCGATTCAACCTCAGACCTTGCTGATTCCATGATAAGCTCTCAAAGGTATTGTCTCTGTTTGCAATTTTTAAGAGACGTTCAAGCTCCCTCAACTCTTTATCGAGTCTTACTCTTACAACTTTATGTTCTTCTTCAAGCTTTTTCTTAAGCGGGTCAATTTCGCGCTCTTTGGCTCCTATCTTTTGCTCTACACTCCCCAATTTTATCGCATGCCAAACCTCTTGGATCAGGCGGATTATTCCAGAAAAGATCAATGGAGCAATAAGCCACGAATTGAAAGTGTCACTGCGATCCCAGCCTTTCTCAGCCACCATCACGCAGCTAAAAATGAACCAAACCACCGACAGCAAGCAGCCCAATGCCCATGCCGATTCCGATTCCGGTTTGTTCCTTTCTATCGTCCATCTCTTGTGCTCGAGTTCATTGACCGGTTCCCGAAGCTTGGCAATCTTCTCATTCTTTTCCGCTTCATGCTGGTAGATGGTTTCCCGCTTATCAGCTACAAGGGCGCGATCAGCTTTCAGCTTCAGGCAATTTTCTGGTTTCCTCACTCAGTCGAGGGTGGGGGGATTCTTTCATGCACAAACTCGCTCACTCGCTCGGTCACTCGGACCGCTTTCCGAGCCTCATCGAGCGTGAACTCAACAAACAGATCGCCGGGATAGCGCGCTTCGGTAAAATACTCAGCAAACGGTTCCAGGTCGGCCCGAAATTGGTCGAACTCTGCATCATACTCGGTGCACTTCTTGAGCAGATAATCAATACTGTGTGTTTTCTCCAACCGCCACCCTCGGGAGATCAGGTAGGCTTTGAGATACTTTTCTACTGCTTGCTGGCAGGAAGAACAGATGTGAAGAACCGGTGGGTCTTCATCATTCAGACTTAACTGAGCCCCACGCAAATCACTATCAGCAAACCGCAACCAGGCCATCGGGGTCTCAACTGGTAACCTCGTCGGGGGCGATTTTTCCTCTGACGGCATCTCGGGATCGCTCATAAAGAATCACCCCATCTTCAAACAGGTGATACACGTAAAACGGATTCCGGTCAGCCAAATTGTGCCGAACCTCTTCAGGATGACGCACAATCAGATCTATCGGCACGCCGTAGTCATATAACGCACGCCGTATCTGACGCGCGATGTGGCGATTACTTTGGCGAGAATCCACTATCACGAACAGATCCAGATCACTCTCCTCATGAATCTCCCCATGAGCGCGCGAACCGAACAGAATGATCATCTCAGGATCAACCAGACGGATAATATCCTCACAAATCTGCTGAATCAATTCAGGTGTAATGCGCTCCCCGAAGGGAAGCGCACGATGATCGTTTTCACCGACTCTTCCCAAGGCTGGTCGCTTAACAACTTGTTCCCTGGGTTCGTTCTTCATAAGCTCTGCCACTTATTTTACCACCAAGGCACCGAGAGACAAATCATGGATTTGTCATC
This portion of the Blastocatellia bacterium genome encodes:
- a CDS encoding HEPN domain-containing protein translates to MAWLRFADSDLRGAQLSLNDEDPPVLHICSSCQQAVEKYLKAYLISRGWRLEKTHSIDYLLKKCTEYDAEFDQFRADLEPFAEYFTEARYPGDLFVEFTLDEARKAVRVTERVSEFVHERIPPPSTE
- a CDS encoding nucleotidyltransferase domain-containing protein encodes the protein MKNEPREQVVKRPALGRVGENDHRALPFGERITPELIQQICEDIIRLVDPEMIILFGSRAHGEIHEESDLDLFVIVDSRQSNRHIARQIRRALYDYGVPIDLIVRHPEEVRHNLADRNPFYVYHLFEDGVILYERSRDAVRGKIAPDEVTS